The following coding sequences lie in one Danio rerio strain Tuebingen ecotype United States chromosome 3, GRCz12tu, whole genome shotgun sequence genomic window:
- the fmnl1a gene encoding formin-like protein 1, with translation MGNAAGGLEQAEGQEAKGSTGGLNPAPSILKKKCAPPKLPMPPEEELEERFNVVLSTMNLPPDKMKLLSQYDNEKKWELVCDQERFQVKNPPSAYLTKIKSFYQDQGGVTRRFKKRVQESTQVLRELEISLRTNHIGWAQEFLNEENQGLDVLVDYLSYSQSDVPFEVESVENGGSISDNRRMSERSVEDLAKNVNHSAPHTMTRAARALTVRITSLAHSRKTLRIARLATQRDDVHLCIMCLRAIMNYQSGFNLVMTHPRCVNEITLSLNNKNPRTKALVLELLAAVCLVRGGHDIIISAFDNFKDASGEKNRFEKLMEYFMHDDSNVDFMVACMQFINIVVHSVENMNFRVHLQYQFSQLGLDQYLESLKDMESEKLQVQIQAYLDNVFDVGALLEDAENKGDIVDLVADLQENNAQLTARLQECENGALDKIAELEQQLLQATKESALLKESLRESCTQVSTLQQREREREIQREREREQERQSQPSQVDREKGSEKESKLEKKLKELQEKGLLRLERTVSGSLDIDVIPVTLEKIVTQTVTVPDSASQAPPSPAAAPPPPPPPPPLPGAEAPPPPPPPPPPSGSGGAPPPPPPPPPPGGGPPPPPPPPGSGPPPPPGAPPAPGAETGPKARKTIQTKFRMPLLNWQALKPNQVSGTVFSELNDEQVLEALNMDLFAEQFKTKAQGPPADLSKLKVKVAEKAPTKVSLLEANKAKNLAITLRKGGMNPDKICTAIESYDQSLSLDFLELLERFIPSEYEMKLLQNYEKEGRPLEDLSEEDRFISRFGKIPRLSQRINTLTFMGNFPESIKRLQPQLDAIIAASVSLKSSSKLKKMLEIILAFGNYMNSSKRGAAYGFRLQSLDLLLDTKSTDRTQTLLHFIANMVHEKYPELTSFHNELRFVDKAALVSLDGVLQDVRSLERGMEGTKKEFMVQDDIPALKEFVKANSDVLDSLVKDGKTAQEAYAAVVEYYGENPKTTQPSMFFPIFARFIKAYKQAEQDNEQKKKQEMAAEEQATPSPKKKEGTPQKGPMMPKMDLIAELKKRQVKPQVTDGAIDDIITDLRNSPYRRGDGRRAAPRQEN, from the exons ATGGGTAACGCAGCCGGCGGGTTGGAGCAGGCGGAGGGGCAGGAGGCCAAAGGCTCAACGGGAGGCCTAAACCCTGCTCCCTCCATCCTTAAAAAGAAATGTGCCCCTCCAAAGCTACCCATGCCCCCAGAGGAAGAGCTAGAAGAACGCTTCAATGTGGTTTTG AGCACCATGAATCTCCCTCCTGATAAGATGAAGCTTCTGAGCCAGTATGACAATGAGAAGAAATGGGAGCTGGTCTGTGATCAG GAGCGATTTCAGGTGAAAAACCCTCCTTCAGCTTACCTCACTAAAATCAAGAGCTTCTACCAGGACCAGGGTGGAGTCACACGCAGG TTCAAGAAACGTGTGCAGGAGTCAACTCAAGTCCTGAGAGAGCTGGAAATATCGCTGAGAACCAATCACATTGG GTGGGCCCAGGAGTTTCTGAATGAGGAAAACCAAGGCTTGGATGTCCTGGTGGACTACTTGTCATATTCTCAAAGTGACGTGCC GTTTGAGGTGGAGTCTGTGGAAAATGGTGGCTCCATATCAGACAACAGGAGGATGTCAGAGAGATCGGTGGAGGATCTTGCCAAAAATGTCAACCATTCTGCCCCACACACGATGACCAGGGCAGCGCGTGCGCTCACTGTCCG AATAACGTCACTGGCACACAGCAGAAAAACTCTGCGAATTGCCCGACTGGCCACCCAGAGAGATGATGTTCACCTCTGCATTATGTGTCTACGTGCTATTATGAACTATCAG TCTGGGTTTAATTTAGTCATGACACACCCTAGATGTGTCAACGAAATCACACTTAGTCTCAACAACAAAAACCCCAG GACTAAAGCTCTCGTCTTGGAGCTGTTGGCAGCAGTGTGTTTGGTTAGAGGAGGCCATGACATCATCATATCAGCTTTTGACAACTTTAAAGAT GCTAGTGGAGAGAAGAACCGCTTTGAGAAGCTCATGGAGTACTTCATGCATGACGACAGCAACGTGGACTTCATG GTGGCTTGCATGCAGTTCATAAACATTGTGGTTCACTCAGTGGAGAACATGAACTTCCGTGTACATCTCCAATATCAGTTCTCTCAACTAGGACTTGACCAGTACTTAGAG TCGCTTAAGGATATGGAAAGCGAGAAGCTGCAAGTGCAGATCCAGGCCTATTTGGATAACGTGTTTGATGTTGGAGCTCTGCTAGAGGATGCAGAGAATAAAGGAGATATAGTGGACCTTGTAGCAGATCTGCAGGAGAACAATGCACAG CTGACCGCCAGACTGCAGGAATGTGAGAATGGAGCACTGGACAAAATAGCAGAACTAGAGCAACAGCTATTGCAGGCAACTAAAGAATCAGCATTGCTGAAG GAGAGCTTGCGGGAGTCCTGCACTCAGGTGAGCACGCTACAGCAGAGAGAACGAGAGCGAGAGATCCAGAGAGAAAGAGAACGAGAGCAGGAGCGTCAGTCACAGCCCTCACAGGTGGACAGAGAGAAGGGGAGTGAAAAAGAGTCCAAACTGGAGAAAAAACTCAAAGAACTGCAGGAGAAAGGCTTACTTCGACTGGAGCGCACAGTCTCTGGAAGCCTGGACATTGACGTCATTCCAGTCACCTTAGAGAAGATTGTAACTCAGACAG TGACTGTGCCCGATTCTGCTTCTCAAGCCCCACCCAGTCCGGCTGCAGCACCACCTCCACCTCCTCCACCCCCTCCACTACCTGGCGCTGAagcacctcctcctcctccaccacctcctcctccttctggAAGTGGAGGTGCTCCTCCCCCTCCCCCTCCGCCACCTCCCCCTGGTGGAGGTCCACCACCACCCCCGCCTCCACCGGGCTCTGGGCCTCCACCTCCTCCTGGAGCTCCTCCTGCCCCTGGAGCTGAAACAG GACCAAAGGCACGCAAAACAATTCAGACAAAGTTCAGGATGCCTCTGTTGAACTGGCAGGCTTTGAAGCCCAACCAAGTGTCCGGAACGGTGTTTAGTGAGCTGAATGATGAGCAAGTGTTAGAG GCTCTGAATATGGATCTATTTGCGGAGCAGTTTAAGACTAAAGCACAAGGTCCCCCAGCAGATCTTTCTAAGCTCAAGGTTAAAGTGGCTGAGAAGGCCCCAACTAAGGTGTCCCTGCTGGAGGCTAACAAGGCCAAAAACCTTGCCATCACCCTCCGCAAGGGAGGCATGAACCCTGACAAAATCTGCACTGCAATTGAGAG TTATGATCAGTCTCTGAGCTTAGACTTTCTGGAACTTCTGGAACGCTTCATCCCATCGGAGTATGAGATGAAGTTGCTCCAGAACTATGAGAAAGAAGGACGTCCTCTAGAAGACCTGAGCGAGGAGGACCGTTTCATCAGCCGCTTTGGGAAAATCCCACGTCTTTCCCAGCGGATTAACACTCTTACCTTCATGGGGAACTTTCCAGAAAGCATCAAACGCCTGCAGCCG CAACTGGATGCCATCATTGCAGCATCGGTGTCCCTCAAGTCCTCATCAAAGCTGAAGAAGATGTTAGAG ATCATCCTGGCCTTTGGGAACTACATGAACAGCAGTAAAAGAGGAGCAGCGTATGGCTTCCGTCTGCAGAGCCTCGACCTG CTGCTGGACACAAAGTCCACAGACCGCACACAGACTCTGCTGCACTTCATTGCAAATATGGTGCATGAGAAATACCCTGAGCTTACCTCCTTCCACAATGAACTCCGCTTTGTAGACAAGGCTGCTCTAG TGTCTCTGGACGGTGTTCTGCAGGATGTAAGATCTCTGGAAAGAGGCATGGAAGGCACCAAGAAGGAGTTTATGGTGCAGGACGACATCCCGGCACTCAAAGAGTTTGTCAAAGCCAACAGTGATGTATTAGACTCCCTCGTTAAAGATGGCAAAACAGCACAG GAGGCATATGCGGCTGTGGTGGAGTATTACGGAGAAAACCCCAAGACGACACAGCCTTCCATGTTCTTCCCAATCTTTGCAAGGTTCATCAAAGCTTATAAG CAAGCGGAACAAGACAACGAACAGAAGAAGAAGCAGGAAATGGCAGCAGAAGAACAGGCAACCCCTTCCCCAAAAAAGAAAGAGGGCACCCCTCAAAAG GGTCCCATGATGCCCAAAATGGACCTGATTGCAGAGCTGAAGAAGAGACAAGTGAAGCCCCAAGTTACAGACGGAGCCATTGATGACATTATCACAG ATTTGAGAAACTCACCATATAGAAGAGGTGATGGTCGGAGAGCAGCTCCACGACAAGAAAACTGA